Below is a genomic region from Castanea sativa cultivar Marrone di Chiusa Pesio chromosome 2, ASM4071231v1.
tttcttggaagaaAAGCTAACTTGAAAATATTgattatacaaaataaataataaaattgtaaatctAACCAGGTCCCTGAAATTGTGGGCAAGTGAGCCTAATAAATTCGTGTAAATAAGACTGGCCCTGTAGTTCTTTGGGCCTGAGCAGcccaatagttttttttttttcgtaaacAAAAGTTAGAAAACccaatagttttaaaaaatgggcTAGACCCAGAACCATAAAAACCCTACTTAAGCCCCCCACAAAACCCTACCTCATACCATCCTCTAAAAACGCCGTCGTTTCCAGCCATTATCATTTCCTTATAAAATCCTCAGAAACCCTAATCTCTTCCACTCTCCCATTTGGTTGCCGTCACTTCCATCAGCTAGGGTTtcctcagagagagagagagagagagcgaaaaTGAAGTACAACCCAAGAGTAACGAGCTCACGGCGCAAGAACCGTAAGGCCCACTTCACAGCTCCGTCGAGCGTGAGGCGCGTGCTGATGAGCGCGCCTCTGTCCACCGACCTGAGGAGCAAGCACAACGTGAGGTCCATGCCGGTTAGGAAAGACGACGAGGTCCAGGTCGTGCGCGGCACCTACAAGGGCCGCGAGGGCAAGGTTGTCCAGGTGTACCGTCGCAAATGGGTCATCCACATCGAGCGGATCACCCGCGAGAAGGTCAACGGGTCGACGGTCAACGTCGGAATCAACCCCTCCAAGGTTGTCATCACCAAGCTCCGCCTCGACAAGGACCGTAAGTCTCTTCTCGATCGCAAGGCTAAGGGTCGCGCCGCCGCCGACAAGGAAAAGGGTACCAAGTTCACTGCGGAGGATGTCATGCAGAACGTTGAttaaaattaaggttttggTTATGGGATTATTATAgatctgtttcttttttttttgttgagtaatagtttttttttttattaggttgTTTTGTCTGTGGTGGTACTAAGAGGACGCTTATCTTGGTTTAATGTTTTATGGATTTTGAGGGTCTTATGTGTTGTGTCTGGCTCTTAAAGACCATGGATTTTGTTTAATCAATGCGTTTATTCTGATTATTCTGGTTATAATTCTCATTTGGGTttcttaatattgtgattgtgTGGTTCTTTGTGCTCTTGTTTTTATGTTATGTTAATATTAATAGTTGgttttttaactaaataatgTGATGAATGTTGTAATTTTCCTGGGTTTATTAATGTGCATTGAAATTTAATAGGGTTTATATTAGTGGTTACTGAGTTTCCAATGGCTTTTTGTTCATTTGGTGCTGGTGATGTGTCAaagaattttgagttttaactaaaaaatctATGTCAACAAGTGGgtcttaaaattttgaatttagttttgtaattgatAGTTTTCTGGTGTTGAGCATAACTAGGTTAAGTTACTTGTTCTGTTTTTATTAGTTTAGAACTCTTGGAGTAGAGCTCAAGTTTTCATCTTCATAGCTTGTGTTTAGTTCTGAAAGATTGCGGGGAATATGATTGAACTAATGCTAAGTTGATTATGATAAGAAGTGTTAAAGGGACTGAAAACATGTGAGCTAggcatatatattattgttaatGCGGTCTTCTGTTTTGTGGATAAATTtatcaatgttttttttaataatcacaTATTGGCACTTATGGTGTCTTAGTGGGAGTGGaagaatttttataattatatagcATTTGTTTTTGGGAGGTGAATTGTTAAGCAAAAACACATCAGGGCTATGGTGCACAGTGACATTGGTACAGGTTTAAGTCTTTATGCTATTGCCTAGTTAAGTCTTTATGTGCTGACAGCAGAGATTTTCATTAGGTTCTTCTATCTTAACTGCATCTTGGCTTTGGTTGGGCTTTGGTGCACAATGACGTTTGGGAGTTTATTTTGGTTGCGGAGAGGTAGGTTGTGAGGTTGAGCTTCTCTTGATCTTCTTAAGTTTTGGTGGTAGCTTTTCTATCAATGTTTGTTAAGATGTGAAGTTGGTAGATGTAAGATTTAGCTAGATGAATGAAGGGGTTTTTTAAACACAAGTATCTTGGCTTTGCAAGTGGTTGATGAAATTGCGCTGTCTTTGGGCTCTAATTTGTACCCTGATGGAAGTAGGCAAGTCTTAGGAGTTGGGGAAACTTGTGGTGTCTTAGGAGTTAAAAGGCTTTTGCATTTCAAGATTTTGGTGTTCCTACTTATAAAAGGCAGTTTGTGATGTAGATTTAAGTATTTAACCATTCctgatcaaattaaaatttacatcATGGTTGTGATTTGTTTATGGTCTCTGTTCGCAAATCTAATAGCCGTGTCGACGTGTTTTCATCAGTTGATCTCCCAGTATGTTGATATATGCCCCGTCGTGTCAAAGGGAAAATAGATGTATATTTTACTCGAAACATTTCAAGGTTGCCAACTTCTGGGATTGATAACTATGTCGTGTTTTGTTTGCTCGTTTGATAAAACACGTGTAAACATCTACGTGGTCAGTTTTTTAGATTTGACAGCGTGAGCTATggaattttttcaaaatggttTGAGCTGTAGGCCTCGTTACTTCGCTACGACTAAATTTGGCATAGCACCCTTCTGTATTTTCCAAAACGTCACAGTTGGTATAGATTAAATGGTTTAAATGGTTTCAAAGCCCACTCTGATAATTTACTTCTATCAAGTACCCGAGTAAGCTGATGTTTTACTAGGC
It encodes:
- the LOC142625558 gene encoding large ribosomal subunit protein uL24z — translated: MKYNPRVTSSRRKNRKAHFTAPSSVRRVLMSAPLSTDLRSKHNVRSMPVRKDDEVQVVRGTYKGREGKVVQVYRRKWVIHIERITREKVNGSTVNVGINPSKVVITKLRLDKDRKSLLDRKAKGRAAADKEKGTKFTAEDVMQNVD